A single Anopheles arabiensis isolate DONGOLA chromosome 2, AaraD3, whole genome shotgun sequence DNA region contains:
- the LOC120902728 gene encoding uncharacterized protein LOC120902728 encodes MNVGQHTGPGPPLSRNGCSDRSVTGPSCRALRTAVSALYCLDDFHREHIGSGFFSEVYKVTHRTTGDVMVLKMNQRRANRPNMLREVQLLNKLSHPNILRFMGVCVQEGQLHALTEYIEDGSLEQLIANKAQYLPALWKIRIALGIARGMQYVHDVGIFHRDLTSKNVLVKRLPDGMFDAVVGDFGLAANIPRKCGKPRLDTVGSPYWMSPECLKGQWYDQTSDVFSFGIILCELIARIEADPDIMPRTDTFGLDYIAFADVCPNDTPPAFLRLAFYCCTYDPKSRPTFTECVKKCTLLSDVCEDSYNHLQQQQQAHYRMNLANGSAISNGVGVNGLNGSTSSSSEPVPAVSENVSAGSSTTTTPSSSGEYSQNPLHHRRSLSENVIVFPPHTTPSDKARYHMYQRGNSVVRPAEPAIPESPTYSNQTLRKVAETMLLKDSQYKPRAKTEPGSGTKANPFSALSQLKGVKKILGPKPAVTTYSSGDLFSSCFEISAPYFRAWNSVQNQIVRNAREGRSCAGGMANSGGSSSGSGHGEGQPKSLPNSPTSPRKEYGEEDEDQSAGGALANEYRKVSLGNVRKYRASFTELSSHPLYKSGQIENEVASAGGATNAAKTSSTATGTSSAASPNSVNLSTVKKMSNGSVKPIMPSIVSEDPVDEELELNEEEPKAGVKSSKVLNSGDSQLGHLCGSNNGDSGTEEGQDGASCDGESTQLDDEEEEEEDVEDGEVVVVRQKPDGEPRNLEERLLKSASGTTVISEPSTTGTSGKDACPEGDVVLETPRILTRRGSTESGFFSCLNEDFGTYKSSPCCCLDQITHFESTDRLSMCRCIYAGAATLTGAGGPGTASSGTPADGLTGLMSNQTLNDSSSILFFDDSSTTVSSLRSMDDLELSDSIRKRFNHLHHLHPVHHQLHNRHHHLLSNVDIDARSIDMGLINRLALDSEISSMIQKNQFTNQLLYCKNRSSSIFTDSSDDISSLAGSDSLLWDDRSCTTMPNTRSAQIAKIVEYFERKGQTFKPFTVPDTLQLGASASGGHCGGGGTGSSVHLQHHHHHHHHHLHHHRPSAAYAAGTNASSCAGMGATATGGAAPTASTNTATPNGAVVDSGRRHSSTSGAVTSATANAKLSQAELKQRFEYEAFCLELERKQQASVTVPNAPQIRLNNICEGNVRSKLQLFDKQRQQSNAAAATVAATNGIALTSSSSSNNVSIKEA; translated from the exons GTGACACATCGGACGACCGGTGACGTAATGGTGCTGAAGATGAATCAACGGCGCGCTAACCGGCCCAACATGTTGCGCGAGGTGCAGTTGTTGAACAAACTGTCGCATCCGAACATCCTGAG GTTCATGGGCGTCTGCGTGCAGGAGGGACAGCTACACGCCCTCACCGAGTACATCGAGGACGGTTCGCTGGAGCAGCTGATCGCGAACAAGGCACAGTATCTTCCGGCCCTCTGGAAGATAAGGATCGCGCTAGGGATTGCTCGAGGAATGCAGTACGTGCACGATGTCGGTATCTTCCATCGCGATCTTACGAGCAAG AACGTGCTGGTGAAACGGTTACCGGATGGAATGTTCGATGCGGTGGTCGGGGACTTTGGGCTAGCGGCTAATATCCCCCGAAAGTG TGGCAAACCGCGCCTTGACACTGTTGGCTCACCGTACTGGATGAGTCCGGAGTGTCTGAAAGGACAGTGGTACGATCAAACCAGTGATGTATTCTCCTTTGGAATAATCTTGTGTGAATTGATAGCTCGG ATTGAGGCAGATCCAGACATCATGCCCAGGACTGATACGTTCGGTTTGGACTACATTGCTTTTGCTGATGTGTGTCCAAACGATACGCCACCGGCGTTTTTAAGACTGGCCTTCTATTGTTGTACT TATGATCCAAAGAGTCGACCAACGTTTACGGAGTGTGTAAAAAAGTGTACGCTGCTGTCGGATGTGTGCGAGGATAGCTACAATCAtctacagcagcaacagcaggcaCACTATCGCATGAACCTAGCGAACGGAAGTGCGATCTCGAACGGTGTCGGCGTGAACGGGCTGAACGGgtctaccagcagcagctcggaaCCGGTGCCCGCCGTCAGCGAGAATGTTTCCGCGGGCAGCAGCACAACGACCACCCCGTCCAGCAGTGGCGAGTATTCGCAGAACCCGCTGCACCACCGGCGCTCCCTGTCCGAGAATGTGATCGTATTTCCGCCACACACGACGCCGAGTGATAAGGCGCGCTATCATATGTACCAGCGGGGCAACTCGGTGGTTCGGCCGGCCGAACCGGCCATACCGGAATCGCCCACCTACTCCAACCAAACGCTGCGCAAAGTGGCGGAAACGATGCTGCTGAAGGACTCGCAGTACAAGCCGCGGGCCAAAACGGAACCGGGCAGCGGAACGAAAGCGAATCCGTTCAGTGCACTGTCGCAGCTGAAGGGTGTCAAGAAGATCCTCGGACCCAAGCCGGCCGTTACGACGTACAGCTCGGGCGATTTGTTTAGCTCGTGCTTTGAAATATCGGCCCCATACTTCCGGGCCTGGAACTCGGTGCAAAACCAGATCGTGCGTAATGCGCGTGAAGGTCGCAGCTGTGCCGGCGGAATGGCAAACTCGGGCGGTTCCAGCTCCGGCAGTGGGCACGGCGAGGGTCAACCGAAAAGCTTGCCCAATTCTCCCACATCGCCGCGCAAGGAGTACggcgaggaggacgaggatcAATCGGCCGGGGGCGCGCTAGCGAACGAGTACCGCAAAGTGTCGCTCGGAAATGTTCGAAAGTATCGGGCCAGCTTCACCGAACTCTCTAGTCATCCACTGTACAAGAGTGGCCAAATTGAGAATGAAGTTGCGAGTGCGGGCGGAGCGACGAATGCGGCCAAGACATCCAGCACAGCCACCGGTACCAGCTCGGCAGCCTCGCCAAATAGCGTCAATTTATCTACTGTAAAGAAAATGTCCAACGGTAGCGTTAAGCCGATAATGCCTTCCATCGTGTCGGAGGATCCAGTCGATGAGGAATTGGAACTGAACGAAGAGGAACCAAAAGCAGGAGTCAAAAGTTCGAAAGTGCTCAACAGTGGCGATAGCCAGCTGGGGCATCTGTGCGGCAGTAACAATGGAGACAGCGGGACGGAAGAGGGACAGGACGGTGCGAGCTGTGATGGAGAATCGACTCAGCTGGACgatgaggaggaagaggaggaggatgtGGAGGATGGAGAGGTGGTAGTTGTTAGGCAGAAGCCTGACGGGGAACCGAGAAATTTGGAGGAGAGGTTGCTTAAGTCTGCGTCTGGTACGACCGTGATAAGCGAGCCGAGTACGACCGGCACGAGCGGGAAGGATGCATGCCCGGAGGGAGATGTGGTACTTGAGACGCCTCGGATTCTCACCCGACGGGGATCGACCGAGAGTGGATTCTTTTCCTGCCTCAACGAGGACTTTGGTACGTACAAATCGTCACCTTGCTGCTGTCTGGATCAGATTACACACTTCGAATCGACGGACCGGCTGTCGATGTGCAGATGCATCTACGCGGGAGCGGCAACGTTGACCGGTGCAGGAGGACCAGGTACTGCATCGAGTGGAACGCCTGCCGACGGACTGACCGGACTGATGTCCAACCAGACATTGAACGACAGCTCAAGCATACTGTTCTTCGACGATAGCTCAACCACGGTCAGCTCGCTGCGCAGCATGGACGATCTGGAGCTGTCAGATTCGATACGAAAGCGCTTCAACCACCTGCACCATCTCCATCCGGTGCATCACCAGCTGCACAACCGGCACCACCACTTGCTGAGCAATGTGGACATCGATGCCCGCTCGATTGACATGGGTCTGATCAACCGGTTGGCGCTCGATTCCGAAATAAGCAGCATGATTCAAAAGAACCAGTTCACCAACCAGCTGCTGTACTGCAAGAACCGTTCCTCGTCGATTTTCACCGACAGCTCGGACGATATCAGCAGCCTGGCCGGTTCGGACTCGCTGCTGTGGGATGATCGCTCGTGCACGACCATGCCAAACACTCGCTCTGCCCAGATCGCCAAGATCGTGGAGTATTTCGAGCGCAAGGGCCAAACATTCAAACCATTCACTGTACCTGATACGCTACAGCTGGGCGCATCTGCCTCCGGGGGCCACtgcggtggcggtggaacAGGCAGCTCCGTGCAtctgcagcatcatcatcaccatcaccatcatcatctacATCACCATCGCCCTAGTGCGGCCTATGCAGCGGGAACGAACGCATCGTCCTGTGCTGGGATGGGTGCCACGGCCACGGGCGGTGCCGCACCAACGGCTTCCACCAATACAGCAACACCAAATGGAGCGGTCGTGGACAGTGGACGACGGCATTCTTCCACTTCCGGGGCCGTAACTTCCGCGACAGCCAATGCAAAGCTGTCTCAGGCTGAACTAAAGCAACGCTTCGAGTACGAAGCGTTCTGTCTGGAGCTGGAGCGAAAGCAGCAAGCTTCCGTCACAGTCCCGAACGCTCCCCAAATACGGTTAAACAACATCTGCGAGGGTAACGTTCGCTCAAAACTGCAACTGTTCGATAAGCAGAGACAGCAGAGCAACGCTGCGGCGGCAACTGTGGCAGCCACAAACGGCATCGCACtgactagcagcagcagcagcaataatgTCAGCATTAAAGAGGCGTGA